A single window of Arcobacter venerupis DNA harbors:
- a CDS encoding methyl-accepting chemotaxis protein — translation MLRNISTRVKLMLLPFAFILIVIISASIFNYFDGVTKRLTNAASQTDAFIQQVLKGRISVYQFLRNPDETKAQKVRDDFSTLNSLVLDLKSKLSAQENIDLSDKIIENSKKYIQGFDNFSTIRINDYKNAIDKETPEILATIKDMTLTGLELEKLLTHINENAVKMKNDAISTMNTALITLVIIALIFFVVFSLLLSNQLITSINNFQKGLLSFFGYLNKETSTVEMLDDRNHDEFGSMASVVNQNIAKTKRTIDSDNVFLEEINQIVLTIKEGFLNKRLDNKTESQSLESLRHHINDMLLSLQLRVCTNINDISFALERFAKLDFTHRIKGCNSGVTVGLNNLADIINEMLVENKSNGLTLGESSHILLKNVDTLNVNSNEAAAALEETAAAVEEISSNISNNTNNIVKMSQLASSVTDSASKGESLANQTTEAMNEIDREVNAINEAISVIDQIAFQTNILSLNAAVEAATAGEAGKGFAVVAAEVRNLASRSAEAAKEIKILVETATKKADQGKKISEDMISGYKMLNENISLTIELIKNIEGSSKEQLAGIEQINDAINSLDQQTQQNAMIATETYEVAVQTDTIAKLVVSNANAKQFIGKDEVKAKVVESKANLAKTFTKTKAPVKKTTSSTRSETKVVSSNSKDNDEWTSF, via the coding sequence TTGTTAAGGAACATCTCTACCCGTGTAAAGCTTATGCTTTTACCTTTTGCTTTCATTTTAATAGTAATAATATCAGCTTCAATATTTAATTATTTTGATGGTGTCACGAAACGTTTAACAAATGCAGCTAGCCAAACTGATGCATTTATCCAACAAGTTCTAAAGGGACGAATATCTGTTTATCAGTTTTTAAGAAATCCCGATGAAACAAAAGCTCAAAAAGTTAGAGATGATTTTTCTACTTTAAATAGTTTAGTTTTAGATTTAAAAAGTAAATTATCTGCCCAAGAAAATATTGATTTATCTGATAAAATCATAGAAAATTCAAAAAAATATATTCAAGGTTTTGATAATTTCTCAACAATTAGGATAAATGACTATAAAAATGCAATAGATAAAGAAACTCCTGAAATATTGGCTACTATAAAAGATATGACACTTACTGGATTAGAGTTAGAAAAATTATTAACTCATATAAATGAAAATGCAGTTAAGATGAAAAATGATGCAATTAGTACAATGAATACTGCTTTAATTACTTTAGTAATAATTGCATTAATCTTTTTTGTTGTTTTTTCACTTCTTTTATCTAATCAATTAATAACTTCAATTAATAACTTCCAAAAAGGATTATTGAGTTTCTTTGGTTATTTAAATAAAGAAACAAGTACTGTTGAAATGTTAGATGATAGAAATCATGATGAATTTGGAAGTATGGCAAGTGTTGTAAATCAAAACATTGCAAAAACAAAAAGAACAATTGATTCTGATAATGTATTTTTAGAAGAGATTAATCAAATAGTTTTAACAATTAAAGAAGGTTTTTTAAATAAAAGACTTGATAATAAAACAGAATCTCAAAGTTTAGAAAGTCTAAGACATCATATTAATGATATGTTATTAAGTCTTCAACTAAGAGTTTGTACAAATATTAATGATATTAGTTTTGCCCTTGAAAGATTTGCAAAACTTGATTTTACACATAGAATAAAAGGCTGTAATAGTGGTGTTACTGTTGGTTTAAATAACCTAGCTGATATTATAAATGAAATGCTTGTAGAAAACAAATCAAATGGTTTAACATTAGGGGAAAGTAGTCATATTCTTCTTAAAAATGTTGATACTTTAAATGTAAATTCAAATGAAGCAGCGGCTGCATTAGAAGAAACAGCAGCTGCTGTTGAAGAGATTTCAAGTAACATTTCAAATAATACAAACAATATTGTAAAAATGTCTCAATTAGCTTCAAGTGTAACTGATTCAGCTTCAAAAGGTGAAAGTTTAGCAAACCAAACAACAGAAGCTATGAATGAAATTGATAGAGAAGTAAATGCTATTAATGAAGCTATTTCTGTAATTGATCAAATTGCTTTCCAAACAAATATTCTTTCTTTAAATGCTGCTGTTGAAGCAGCAACAGCAGGAGAAGCAGGTAAAGGATTTGCCGTTGTTGCAGCTGAAGTGCGAAATCTTGCATCTCGTTCAGCAGAAGCTGCTAAAGAGATTAAAATTCTTGTTGAAACAGCTACTAAAAAAGCAGACCAAGGTAAAAAAATATCTGAAGATATGATTAGCGGATATAAAATGTTAAATGAAAATATTTCATTAACAATTGAACTTATAAAAAATATTGAAGGTTCAAGTAAAGAACAACTAGCTGGAATTGAGCAAATAAATGATGCTATTAACTCTCTTGACCAACAAACTCAACAAAATGCAATGATTGCTACAGAAACTTATGAAGTTGCTGTTCAAACAGACACAATAGCTAAATTAGTTGTTTCAAATGCAAATGCAAAACAATTTATAGGGAAAGATGAAGTAAAAGCAAAAGTTGTAGAATCTAAGGCAAATTTAGCGAAAACTTTCACTAAAACTAAAGCTCCGGTTAAAAAAACAACATCTAGTACAAGAAGTGAAACTAAAGTAGTTTCATCAAATAGTAAAGATAATGATGAGTGGACAAGTTTTTAA
- a CDS encoding DUF4198 domain-containing protein, translated as MKKFIFISLVAIYANAHFLTFMANTDNVSNQKESKVNLDISFIHPFEQTGMIMEKPEVFVNSKKNSLALTQTTKFDQKAWTSSYDIKTPGVYKFFVQPQPYFEPAEEKFISHVPKLIVSAFGLEDGWDEPIGLKYEIIPMVKPFGLYSGNLFQGRVLHDGKPAANVEVEVEAYNDFGLKAPTDSHITQVVKTDDNGIFSFVMNHQGWWGFAALIEEGELKYKDGKSYPIENGALIWVKAY; from the coding sequence ATGAAGAAATTTATATTTATTTCACTTGTTGCAATTTATGCAAATGCACATTTCTTAACATTTATGGCTAACACCGATAATGTAAGTAATCAGAAAGAATCAAAAGTTAATTTGGATATATCATTTATTCATCCTTTTGAACAAACTGGTATGATTATGGAAAAACCTGAGGTTTTTGTAAATTCAAAAAAGAATTCACTTGCTTTAACACAAACAACAAAATTTGATCAAAAAGCATGGACAAGTTCTTATGATATTAAAACACCTGGAGTTTATAAATTTTTTGTGCAACCACAGCCATATTTTGAACCAGCAGAAGAAAAATTCATTTCGCATGTTCCCAAATTAATAGTTAGTGCTTTTGGTTTAGAAGATGGTTGGGATGAACCAATTGGATTAAAGTATGAAATTATTCCAATGGTAAAACCATTTGGTTTATACTCTGGAAATTTATTCCAAGGTAGAGTTTTACATGATGGAAAACCAGCTGCTAATGTAGAAGTAGAAGTTGAAGCCTATAATGACTTTGGTTTAAAAGCTCCAACAGATTCACATATAACTCAAGTTGTAAAAACAGATGATAATGGAATCTTCTCTTTTGTAATGAATCATCAAGGTTGGTGGGGATTTGCAGCTTTAATAGAAGAGGGTGAATTAAAATACAAAGATGGGAAAAGTTATCCTATTGAAAATGGTGCTTTAATCTGGGTAAAGGCTTACTAA
- the cbiM gene encoding cobalt transporter CbiM, with translation MHIADGVLSLESTVVVTAVSLFAFYKAIKTIKEDEIPLAAVASAMFFIASFIHIPFGVTQIHLILLGEIGIFLGLTSFISIFIALVLQALLLGYGGVVSIGVNLFIMAAPAVLVFYINKTDIFLKINEKIRFFLIGFLGAFFATLFLVLILYFSKDEYEWAAYSIFSVNIVMMVIEGFVSMFLLLFIKKTYPKILKGLI, from the coding sequence ATGCATATAGCAGATGGTGTTTTATCCCTTGAATCAACAGTTGTAGTAACAGCAGTTAGTTTGTTTGCTTTTTATAAAGCTATAAAAACTATAAAAGAGGATGAAATACCACTAGCAGCAGTTGCCAGTGCTATGTTTTTTATAGCATCATTTATTCATATTCCCTTTGGAGTTACACAAATACATCTAATCCTTTTGGGAGAAATAGGAATATTTTTAGGACTTACAAGTTTTATCTCTATTTTTATAGCTTTAGTTTTACAAGCTTTACTTTTAGGTTATGGTGGAGTAGTTTCTATTGGGGTTAATCTATTTATTATGGCAGCACCTGCTGTACTTGTTTTTTATATTAATAAAACAGATATTTTTTTAAAGATAAATGAAAAAATAAGATTTTTTTTAATAGGATTTTTAGGAGCATTTTTTGCAACTTTGTTTTTAGTACTTATATTGTATTTTTCAAAAGATGAGTATGAATGGGCTGCTTATAGTATATTTTCAGTTAATATAGTAATGATGGTAATTGAAGGTTTTGTTTCTATGTTTTTACTATTATTTATTAAAAAAACATATCCAAAGATTTTAAAAGGTTTAATTTGA
- a CDS encoding energy-coupling factor transporter transmembrane component T, with product MNNEAIKLIVSLLFSFLVAFTSLEYYYILPILLVLFFESKSIIKIFKKLFLLNFFIIFLVFFVAFQNHQMAIELFFRTNLILLFNITIFYKSKGYDIVRGFNSLKFSAKFISIFYFTICLIEYLLKEFKNIKATLKLRGFKAQTSMFVYQTFGNIFAMMFIKAIKKSEDMKLSMNARGFKSQIFLLETNKISIKDILVISSLVVIFLIKVLYI from the coding sequence ATGAATAATGAAGCTATAAAACTTATTGTTTCACTACTTTTTTCTTTTTTAGTTGCTTTTACTTCATTGGAGTATTATTATATATTGCCAATTTTATTAGTACTATTTTTTGAGAGTAAAAGTATTATAAAGATATTTAAAAAACTATTTTTATTAAATTTCTTTATAATATTTTTAGTTTTCTTTGTGGCTTTCCAAAATCACCAAATGGCTATTGAACTATTTTTTAGAACTAATTTGATTTTATTGTTTAATATTACGATTTTTTACAAATCAAAGGGTTATGATATTGTAAGAGGTTTTAATAGTTTGAAATTTTCTGCTAAATTTATCTCAATATTTTATTTTACTATTTGCCTAATTGAGTATTTACTAAAAGAGTTTAAAAACATAAAAGCAACTTTGAAACTAAGAGGTTTTAAAGCACAAACTTCTATGTTTGTTTATCAAACCTTTGGTAATATTTTTGCTATGATGTTTATAAAAGCCATAAAAAAATCAGAAGATATGAAACTAAGCATGAATGCTCGTGGTTTTAAATCGCAGATATTTTTGCTTGAAACAAACAAAATTAGTATAAAAGATATTTTAGTAATATCTTCTCTTGTAGTTATTTTTTTAATAAAGGTTTTATACATATGA
- a CDS encoding energy-coupling factor ABC transporter ATP-binding protein has product MSCSVNLRAVSYENEDKRIFSDVTLNLGHEEKIAIIGSNGSGKSTLLKIIAGLIKPLSGEVEIFHDKMKDLKDFSKYRSDIGYLPQDVTNHFLCPTVIEDVIFSLRAKGVSKDESIIQGKQILIELGISHLENRVIFDLSGGEQKIVALAGLLILKPKILLLDEPTNALDEESQQKIIDILNSIKKSMIIVSHHRSFIDSLATKIYKLDKNILEQI; this is encoded by the coding sequence ATGAGTTGTTCAGTAAATTTAAGAGCTGTTTCTTATGAAAATGAAGATAAACGAATTTTTTCAGATGTAACTTTGAATTTAGGCCATGAAGAAAAAATAGCAATAATAGGTTCAAATGGTTCAGGGAAAAGTACACTTTTAAAAATAATCGCAGGATTAATAAAACCTCTAAGTGGTGAAGTTGAAATCTTCCACGATAAAATGAAAGATTTAAAAGATTTCTCAAAATATAGAAGCGATATAGGATATTTACCCCAAGATGTTACAAATCACTTTTTATGTCCAACAGTTATAGAAGATGTGATTTTTTCCCTAAGAGCAAAAGGTGTATCAAAAGATGAATCAATAATCCAAGGAAAACAGATATTAATTGAGCTTGGAATTTCTCACTTAGAAAATAGGGTGATTTTTGATTTAAGTGGAGGTGAACAAAAAATTGTTGCCCTTGCTGGACTTTTGATTTTAAAACCAAAAATCTTACTTCTTGATGAACCAACAAATGCCCTTGATGAAGAGTCACAACAAAAGATAATTGATATTTTAAACTCAATAAAAAAATCTATGATAATAGTCTCTCATCATAGAAGTTTTATAGATAGTTTGGCAACTAAGATTTATAAGCTTGATAAAAATATTTTAGAACAGATATAA
- a CDS encoding MFS transporter, protein MNNIPKLTLLTLLLLAMTTSMSNVAIVTMLPHLKNYFNDVANIEFYSRLMLTLPSLVIALLAPILGHFIFKFGKKKSVVLALFFFSLFGSAGLYLDSIESLLISRAFFGVSVATLMIVSTSLVGDYFKEKERHKFMGYQSAFMAFGGVFFVMGGGFLSDISWRFPFAIYLMGLILLPLAFYNLKEVKFDDDKIEQPVHISSNILFVYFLAFVFMLIFYILPTQIPFLIIEKFNASGSLAGTIIAVAFFCNALGAITFAKLKHRFTYSTIYLIGIFLMAIGFSLVGVINNVYLFFISSPILGFAGGIMMTNVTAWMLSKTSVEKRVKSSGYYTSAIFLGQFLSPVVFHPIIEKLSDIQDFFSLIGSFLFIIIFISVLKYFYQAYKS, encoded by the coding sequence ATGAATAATATCCCAAAACTAACCCTTTTAACTCTACTTTTACTAGCAATGACCACAAGTATGTCAAATGTTGCTATTGTTACTATGTTGCCCCATTTAAAAAATTATTTTAATGATGTAGCTAATATTGAATTTTATTCAAGATTGATGTTAACACTTCCATCTTTGGTAATTGCACTTCTTGCACCTATTTTGGGGCATTTTATATTTAAATTTGGAAAGAAAAAATCAGTAGTTCTTGCACTGTTTTTCTTCTCTTTATTTGGTAGTGCTGGATTGTATCTTGATAGTATTGAAAGTTTATTAATCTCTAGGGCATTTTTTGGAGTAAGTGTGGCAACTCTTATGATAGTTTCTACTTCATTAGTTGGAGATTATTTCAAGGAAAAAGAAAGACACAAATTTATGGGTTATCAAAGTGCTTTTATGGCTTTTGGTGGTGTGTTTTTTGTGATGGGTGGAGGTTTTTTATCTGATATTAGCTGGAGATTTCCCTTTGCTATTTATCTAATGGGATTGATTTTACTGCCACTTGCTTTTTATAATCTAAAAGAAGTGAAATTTGATGATGATAAAATAGAACAACCCGTACATATCAGCTCAAATATCTTGTTTGTATATTTTCTGGCTTTTGTTTTTATGTTGATATTTTATATTTTACCTACTCAAATTCCATTTTTAATAATTGAAAAATTCAATGCAAGTGGTTCATTAGCAGGAACTATCATTGCTGTGGCATTTTTTTGTAATGCTTTGGGTGCAATAACTTTTGCAAAACTAAAACATAGATTTACTTATTCAACTATTTATCTTATTGGGATATTTTTAATGGCAATAGGTTTTTCATTGGTTGGAGTTATAAATAATGTTTACTTATTTTTCATTAGCAGTCCAATTTTAGGATTTGCAGGTGGAATTATGATGACAAATGTTACAGCTTGGATGTTAAGTAAAACAAGTGTAGAAAAAAGAGTAAAAAGCTCAGGATATTACACATCAGCGATATTTCTAGGGCAATTTCTTTCGCCAGTTGTATTTCATCCAATTATCGAAAAACTTAGTGATATTCAAGACTTCTTTTCATTAATTGGTAGTTTCTTATTTATAATTATATTTATATCTGTTCTAAAATATTTTTATCAAGCTTATAAATCTTAG